TGTGAGTCCATCCCAATCCTGTGGCAGCCAACCAGCTCAGGAACTGGAGAGCCAGGGAATGACCTGGCACCTACCTCAGGATGCCATGTCCAGACATGGCAcccccctcctcctcttgcTTTTCTGGGATGTCGTTTGGACACGGAGTCGTGTGGCAGCGTGGGAATGCACCGCTCGTTCCTGCAGGGAAGCAGCTTTGTTTGGAATCTTTGAATTGACCAATAAATGACCTTTTCAGTTGGTTTGTTGAAGGCAAGTCCTGCCACCTCCTTGGATGCTTGTGGGGCTGGGAAGAgcttcccatccccatcctccgGTCCCAGCCATAAGGTGATAGGTGGACCTGAGGTGGTTTAATTCCATCAGGTGACATTCCCACATCCAGGTCGGGATGTACTGGGGACAGATCACCGTGCTGGGATGTAATGGGTGTAAAGCCCCCAGAGCCCTGATCCCACCATTCTAAGAGCTCatccccctccatccccttgCTTTTGGGAGGAGATTTCCCGGAGCTGAGAGCATCCCTCATGGAAATGTGTTAGGAGCGGTGCTGAGATCACAGTCTGCATTTTGGGGTCTCCCATGGCCCAGTTTAACCCGACCCCCTCCTCTCCTTATCCCAGCAGGGATTTGGGCTCCATTGGGAAAGTCAAGCCAATTctccaggggtttgggggtttttgggacTCTCCAAATCCAAGCAGGAACAGAGTGAAGGAACACTGGAACAATGGGGTTTTGCATCCATAGGTACTATTTCCAAGGAATTTTGGGGTGGCAGGTGCTGTTCCCCCACACAGGTGCGATTTGTGGGATTTGCTCATCCATGGCCCCTCAGGCAAAATCCTGTGGGGAAAAGGCATCAGAGGGATTTTGGAAGGACTGGGGCTCCCTGGGGATGCAGTATCCAGGTGTGATCAGAGATGGAGTAGGAAATGCCCACGGGCGGTGGCTTCACCCCCGAAACAGGTCCCCATGGGGGGGGGTTCCCTTCACTAAGTGACCTCCATGGAGGGGTTTTGTCACCATCCCAAATCCACAACATCCCCCAGGCGCTGGAGGACCAGCAGATCCTCACCCTGGGATGTTACTTGTGCCCCAGGTTGTGTCCAGTGAGttgatttttaataaaaacatcgTGGTTTTTGTTGATATGCAAATGTCTTTTGTTAACTCCTGTGTTTTGATATGTAAATAAAAGAGTTTCCTCCCCTGGGATGGAGAAGCCTCCCTGtatctttcctcttttttcagCAGTGCATGAACATCCCATCAAATATCCATTCAAATCCAGTGGAGGAGTCACTCTGATCCCTAAAtccttggtttttttaattcttaaaacTTTTCACCCAGAAACGATGATACTTCACGTGGTGGTatcctaaaaaaacccaactaaatTCCCTAAAAACCACCCTAGAGGAGACGGTGCTGTTGTGAATCCTCAGAGATGGCCAGTGGTGGCCGGGAGCTTTGGTTTTCCCTGGATCCCTAATGAGGATAATCCTTGTGCTGCACTAATTAAACGAGGCAATGAGCAGCTCCACTCCATGGCCGCTCACCGGCACCGCTGCTCCCTTCCCGGGGAGGATTGGAATTTCCAGCCGGCTGTCATTAAAGTTCTGCTTGGGGGTGATTAATTTCCAAGCAGGGATAAACGCTGCCCCTGGAGAGGTGTCACTGAACTCCGGTGGGTTCTCCCTCTGTCTCCAACATCCTCAATTCCTCAGCAATGGGTTCCAATGGGATTTATTCATCCTCGCTGTGAAGCTGGGGGTGCGCTGTTGGGCTCGGGGACCTGGCAAGGACattccctggggctgccacGACTGGGAGGTTTGCACAGGGTGGAGTTTCTGGAGGGCTCCATAAACATTTCCCGGAAAATCCTTCCTGCGGcgggtgctgctggcactgctcttGGTCCCCTGCCGGGGAAGCAGGTGCCGGGTGAACGTCACCCGCCGGGATCAGTTTTCTGCCTGTCATCGGGGTGGCTGTTCCCtgccctcctccttctccaccttctcctcctcagcctcatcctcatcctcctcccagcctctcCAGGTGATTTCCCCCCCTCCATCAAAATTCCTGACCTTGCAGTCACACTGGCTTGTGGGGCAGGTGCTGGTGGAGCATCACCAAGATGGTCCCACCCTCTCTCCATGGGGTGTATTGTGGTGGACACCACCCTCCCATGGGGTGAGGTCACTGTCCCCAAGCCAACAATACCCCAAGTGGGAGCCATGTGCTAtccagggaaactgaggcagccCCAGGTGGGCACCCGGCCCTGCTCCAAGAGGTGATGGGGCACACGAGCTCTAAAAGTGAAAGGTGACGCCATCCTGCCACCATCCCGAGGCCACCAACCTGGTTATGTCACTTGACCGCCTGTGAGTAAACTTAGCTGACGGGCCCGGCACGGTGGGGAGGGTTGGGGACATGCCATGGGCATTTCCTAAAAATATCCCGGGGGTGTCGCTGGGGAGCCACAGCCCCATTGGAGCCCAGCCCGGTCCTAATCCCTTGGTGGCTCCTGTCCCAGCGCGCGTGGCAGCTGCTGGTGGGGGCCAGGTGCCCCCAgggtggagcagctctggggaggaaCGCGGTGCCAGAGGAAAGGAGGTGGCACCCCATCTTTTCCCAGTGCAGGATCCTGGTATCCCGCTACACAGGTGGGATGATGATGGATTTAGGGTGACACAATGAAGTAAAAAGGGTTAAAACCACCCcacaaaaaaaggtttttttgttgttcactTTTTTGCCCCCTCCCTTAAGTCATGCCCAAGTTTGGGGACTCCAAAGCATATTGTGTCCAATATGGAATAACATCCAGGTTCACCAGGGAATGGGGTCATGTTTAGGGCTTTACCTGCATCCATGACCCTTCCCAAGGGGAATAAATTCCCCCCCTGCCCTGACTCCAATTAGCAGCAGAAAGGTGGAACCTCCCCAGAGGCCAGATCCAGCATAAACTGATGTTCAAAGTGTGAGACAAGTGTGGGATTTTAATTGCTGGAGTTGCAGCGGGATAAATGTTTTCATCCTCAAAAACCACCTTTTTTGCATTCATTTGACCCTATTATCTAAAGGGTCAGTTAGAAGCCATGGACAGCAGTGTCCTCAGTCCCCAAGTCCCCAAGCAGCCATTGGCTGGATGAGGGGAATGTCACACCCCACATCCCGAGAAGCTGCCTGTGGGATGCAGTAGGgtgggatgcagctgggttgGGATACAGTGGAACCCAGGATGCATCCTGCGGGTGACAGAGATAATCCTGGATCCCCAGGGGATGAGTGAGTGGGTGTTGCCAGCCTCTGTGGGATGAAGCTGTTCATCCCTTGGGATTAGGTAGGACCACTCCATGATGACTGCctcgtgcctcagtttcccagaCCTGTTcctcccaggctgcagcagccatGAGGTTGCAGATGGAGCAGCAAGGCCTCATCCAGGAGCGGCATGAGCACCTCTAAAACCCCCTGACCTGCTGCCTCTGGGTGCCAGTGACACCTTTTCCAGGTGCTGGGCTGGCAATCCTGGTCCTCCATCTGGTGACACTCCCGTTCATGTGTCAGGTGTGGATGTCACCTGTGCTAGGTGTGATGCCACCTCCGAAAACAGAGGCAGCACTGGAGTACACAGGTGCACGTGGCTGCACCCTAACCACCAACAGCCTATGGAAAATCctgaaaaatcctcaaaaatatatttgtttgaCTTTCTGCAAGGATAGAAGTGCACTGGGAAGGATCCTGGGCTGTTCCTgaggtggggaaggggctgcatTCCGATGCTGTGGTCCCTCAGCGAGGTGGCACCAAACCCGATTTAGGCTCAGTAACTCCTTTTCGGATATTTCCCCTTTTTGGGGAGTAGGAAATCAGGGTTTCTAGGATGCTTCTCCCCACTCCACGCTCAGTTCGGGGCGGAGGGTGGGAGATGAAGCCCCACGTTGGGATGCGGGGGCCGAGAGGATCCAGGGGGGTACCGGAGCATTCACCCCCTCCGGAGATTGACAGCTGCCCCGGGGGCGTTGCCATGGGGATATGAAAATCCAAGCGGGCTCTCGGGCTGCTGATAGGCTGGAAGAGCTTAGCCTCGCCTCAGTAGGAGGGGCCGTGCCTCGTTTTTCCCCATATAAAAGGCGGCGAGTTTCACTGAGCTCCCGGTGGCGGCGGCGCCGGTCGCGGGTAGGGGCGGGCAGGGGAGCGGCCCCCGCCCCCAGGGCGCCGTGTCCcggtgggaggaggaggaggaggaggaggaggaggcggcagGCGAAGGCTcggagcccggggaggtggGGCCGGGGCAGGTGCCAAGGGAGGCAGGAAGGGGCGGGCAGGGCGCTGCCCGCTCCTCGCCATTGGGAACCGGCCGCAGGCAGCGGCGGAGCCCGCCCGGCCCGAGCGCAGAGCCGTGGCGGTCGGAGAAGGGTCCCGGAGCCCAGCAGCGGAGCCCGGCTGCGGAGCGGAGCCAAGCCCCGACGGAGAGAGGTGGCTGCCCCCCAGCCCGCAGCGGAGCCCCGACTGGGGGTCTCGGAGCCCCGTGCAGGAGCCCGGCTGAACCGCACCGCAAAGTCCCGTCGGAGGCGAGCACCAGAGCCCGGCTGAGCcccgcagcagagccccggcagaGGGTCCCGGAGCCCGGCTGAGCcccgcagcagagccccggcagaGGGTCCCGGAGCCCGGCTAAGCcccgcagcagagccccggcagaGGGTCCCGGAGCCCGGCTGAGCCCCGCAGCAGAGCCTCATCTCGGACGCCGCAGAACCTCCCCCCAAAGTCCCCTCGGGGCGTCCCGGAGCCCGGCTGAGCCCCGCAGCGGATCCCGGTTGGAGCGTCCCGGAGCCCCTCTGAACGCCACCGCAGAGCTCCGTCAGAAGGTCCCGCAGCCCGGCTGAATCCCAGTGCAAAGTCCCGTCGGGAGTTCCCGGAGCCCGGCTGAGCCCCGCAGCGGAGCCCCGCCGGAGGGTTCCGGAGCTCGGCAGCAGATCCCCGTCCGAGGGTCCCGGAGCCCGGCTGAACCCTACGGCAAAGCCCCACCGGAGGGTCCCGAAGCCCGGTCTGGGCAGCCGCTTGCGCCGGAGCCCGCTCGGAGGAGGCTCCCGGAGCCCGCGGGACCCTCGGTGAGCGGCAGTGCCCGGGGGCTCCCCCCCCGGTCCCTCCATGGACTGAGATGGCCTCGGAGCTGGCCATGAGCGCGGAGCTGCCCACGAGCCCCCTCGCCATCGAGTACGTGAACGATTTCGACCTGATGAAATTCGAGGTGAAGAAGGAGCCGGCGGAGGCGGAGCGGCTGTGCCACCGTCTGCCCGCCGGGTCCCTGTCGTCCACCCCGCTCAGCACGCCCTGCTCCTCCGTGCCTTCCTCGCCCAGCTTCTGCGCTCCCAGCCCCGGTGGGCAaccggcccccggccccccggcTACCACCGCCGCTTCCCTGGGCTCCaaacagcagctggaggagctgtactGGATGTCGGGTTACCAGCATCACCTCAACCCCGAAGCTCTCAACCTGACGCCGGAGGACGCGGTGGAGGCGTTGATCGGTGCCcctcaccatcatcatcatcaccaccaAGGGTACGAGCCCTTCCGACCTCAACCCTTCGGGGGTGAGGAGCTGCCGCCGGCCGCCCATCACCATCCCGgccatcaccatcatcatcaccaccacCTACGCCTGGAGGACCGGTTCTCCGACGATCAGCTGGTGAGTATGTCCGTGCGGGAGCTGAACCGGCAGCTGCGGGGCTTCAGCAAGGAGGAGGTGATCCGCCTCAAGCAGAAGAGGAGGACCTTGAAGAACCGGGGCTACGCTCAATCCTGCCGCTACAAGCGGGTCCAGCAACGGCACATCTTGGAGAACGAGAAATGCCAACTGCAGAGCCAGGTGGAGCAGCTCAAGCAAGAGGTGACCCGCTTGGCCAAGGAAAGGGATCTgtacaaagaaaaatatgagaaGTTGGCCGGCCGGGGCTTCCCGCGGGAGCCCTCCCCATCCGCCGCCCCGAAAGCCACCGCTGACTTCTTCATGTGAGCCGGgctggtgggatggggtgggatcccctttttggtttttttcctcatgcgGGGAGAGCAAACCCGCCgcttatatttaaaaagaaaaaaaagaaaaaaatattatgaagTCCCCACTGAAATTTTGGGGAGAGGAAGTTGAACTCCTTCCCTCCCACCACGCACCCACCCATCGGGACTCAGggtggggggtcccggggtgggggAGTGGGGGGCAGCCCTGCATGCGGGACGTGTACGGCCACCCGCCCCCCTTACCGGGAGCATCAACGCCATCCAGGTGGCTTCTCCCCACCTTTTCCTGCGGGTTTTCCCCTCCATTGGGATTTTTATTCTTCGAGGGATCCCCACGAATCGGCTGGGGGGTCCCCGGCAGCGCTGcgccctgcccggcccctcCGCCCaccccccattcccg
This sequence is a window from Anomalospiza imberbis isolate Cuckoo-Finch-1a 21T00152 chromosome 1, ASM3175350v1, whole genome shotgun sequence. Protein-coding genes within it:
- the MAFA gene encoding transcription factor MafA, with product MASELAMSAELPTSPLAIEYVNDFDLMKFEVKKEPAEAERLCHRLPAGSLSSTPLSTPCSSVPSSPSFCAPSPGGQPAPGPPATTAASLGSKQQLEELYWMSGYQHHLNPEALNLTPEDAVEALIGAPHHHHHHHQGYEPFRPQPFGGEELPPAAHHHPGHHHHHHHHLRLEDRFSDDQLVSMSVRELNRQLRGFSKEEVIRLKQKRRTLKNRGYAQSCRYKRVQQRHILENEKCQLQSQVEQLKQEVTRLAKERDLYKEKYEKLAGRGFPREPSPSAAPKATADFFM